Proteins from a genomic interval of Flammeovirgaceae bacterium SG7u.111:
- the mreD gene encoding rod shape-determining protein MreD, producing the protein MSNKKIILFTISFFIYVLFQVIFLKNLVMFNVAFCYLYVAFLLSLPIETPKVYLLVAAFVLGLSVDIFYDTLGIHAAACTLIAYLRPFWIKLLKPRTDYESDSEPAVREMGLTWYILYAFPLLVIHHLLFFIIEASGLQQFWDLLAKTVATAVFTLFVIVIIQYLFYMQPKRRF; encoded by the coding sequence TGAGCAACAAAAAAATAATTCTTTTTACAATCAGCTTTTTCATTTATGTCCTTTTTCAAGTGATCTTCTTGAAAAATTTGGTAATGTTTAATGTTGCTTTTTGCTATTTGTATGTTGCGTTTTTATTGAGCCTTCCTATAGAAACCCCAAAAGTTTATTTGCTAGTCGCTGCGTTTGTACTCGGGCTTTCGGTCGATATTTTTTACGATACGCTGGGTATCCATGCAGCAGCCTGTACGCTGATAGCCTATCTACGTCCTTTTTGGATAAAGCTTTTGAAACCTAGGACAGATTACGAATCGGACTCGGAGCCAGCGGTGCGGGAGATGGGGCTTACTTGGTATATTTTATATGCTTTTCCGCTTTTGGTTATCCATCATTTGTTGTTTTTTATCATTGAGGCTAGTGGGCTGCAGCAGTTTTGGGATTTGCTGGCCAAGACTGTAGCTACTGCAGTATTTACCCTTTTTGTGATCGTCATTATCCAATACCTCTTTTATATGCAGCCCAAAAGGCGTTTTTAA